AGTTGAGCAAGGTACTGATACGTGATTTGGGTACCATAAAGGCCAATACTTTGAATCAAACGCACATTCTGGGTGGGGTGGAATTCAAGTGTCTACTGATGAAACTGGTCGAGATAAGACCTACTCGGGAGCAATTAGTATACATCCTGGAAACACAAAACAAGACGTTTGATGATAAGTACATCGTGGCATTAATTTTAACTTACATTAGGATACAGTATTTTTACGTGACTCTACATGACGAACTAGCTCGAAAATGGAGGGAGTTATTTAAAACATACATGAAAGATTTTAGAAAGTTGAAAGCAgttgactttgaacagGATTGTTGGTCTCAGTCGCAAAAAATCAACGTGAAGGTGACACATTTGGATGAGTTAATAGACTGGTTGGTAACAGAAACTCAAATATGGGGGATTCCCTTGGGTATGTGTCAATGGTGCAACATTTATAATGACAGTGACGATAGCGACGATAGCGAAGAGAGTGAATAAGTTTACGCTGACCATTCTTTGGAATCTGCTCTATTCTGCCGGTTAAGATTCATATCCCAAACCACATACGACAGGTATATATGATGTTAGAAGTATCAACATATTACAtgtgttgttcttttctttcGGAATAAATCAGCTCCACGTAAAAGCTCTTAGTTTTCAGGTTTTGTCGTTGAAGGGACAAAAGGTTGGCTGCTAATGCTGTACCTGCTCAAAGTTCCCACGTCCATTCGAGGCTGCTTCTTGCTTTGAGGGACTAGCTTCttcattgattttttctgctctgtttctttcttcttctgcaagctcttccttttttgcAGTTCTCTCTTACCAGCATCTTCCAAAATTACAATATTGTTATTCTTTTTATCGGTCGAGTCTTGTGCATTGTTCCTCTCTGTACGCTTGGCATTCAAAAGTTTAGACTTCTTgggtttcttctttttattttttgtgtcaGTTTTGCTCAAGCCGGCACCAGTTGATGCATCTTTATCAGTCTTagtcttctttttcttctttttcttgtttttattattaCCTGCGATAGAACCAGCCAACTCGGTTAATGCGTTTTCGGTCTTTCTTTTCACTGCGGCCTCagctttcttcttcttggccAATTCCTTTTCTAGCGGTTTCAGTAAGGAAATTGATCCGTCTAAAAGATTAAATAGACTTCCCTCATCTCCAGCTTCTTGGGTTTTCTCAatatatttcaaagatttcatgaagtttttgaataGCTTTGTTTCTTCTAAAGAGCCTTCCAAGACAAATGTCTTTGACTTCCCAAACCCATTTGGGTTGGTATCAGAAAGCTTCTTAGCATATGGAGTCAGCTTTATTGTGGGTTTGACAGCGTTGTCTCTATCGTCCACAAGCATTATACCCTGTAGCTTCATAACAAACGCTTTCAGGTTCTCCATATCATCAAAATGGAAATAACATCTGGAAAAAATTGGCTCATTAAATGCCTTGACTGAATAGTGTCCCTGGACGTAGTAGATATCTGATATTCGATAGACAGAAACGAAATCACTTGTGATTTCCGTTTTTAGAGTAGTGCATAATTCCTCAAAAGTTAAATTGGGCGGTAGTAGACGCATCACTACTCTAAATCCTTCTGATTCTTTATACTTACCGCGagctttctttttcttcctattattattattcgAACCACGGTTTGCCTTCCCATTTCGTGGACCCTTCGCCTTGGTCACGGACTCGTCTTGACTACTCTCGGCAGCTTTATTTCTTCTAGCGGCAAACATGCCCGGTTTTTTCTGAAACCTTTTGAACTGCTGCTTTGGCGAAGTACTCGCATTGgaaatatcttcaaaagcCTGCGGATTCCTTAAGCCATTTTTGACCTTCGTGGTactttcttgttctctGTTGTCCCTCTTGGGGGTAGTGCTTCCGTTACCGGTAGGCTGAGCATCTTGACCCTCCATCATACATGGaggcaaaaagaaaacgatgCTGGTCAAGGGATCGGCGTGCTTTCAACGTGGCTTGCTTTATCGAACGACAgcatcatcttcaaagatggttttcaactttcaaagtaaAATATacgggaaaaaaaattgtttcaTTTGAGTGCGATGCGTTTAGTACTAGTACCAAAGAACTAATACAGGGAGGTGCACCGCAAATGAGTTACACAACAGACCAATTCTTTCACAGTCTGTCCATTGAAGACTATGGCATACTCTGTGTTGATCTGAATGTCAATGGGTCACATATCGCGGCTCTACAATCGAATTTACAATTGCAAAACTTGGATAATGCGGCTATAGAGGATTTGGTGGAACGACAGAAGTTCTACAAAGGTAAATGGACGCGGTTTAACATAATGGTAGCGTCGTATCTCAAATTTTGTCGAGATTTAGATCCCTGGTCAGTGTGGGCCAGTTCTGACATGATCTTCCAGTACTACTCGGATTTGAACAACTGTCTATTGAACGATTCGTATCCACTAGACAATCTGATTGATGTGTATTTGCAGAATACCGAGTACGTTCTTTCTATTGCTCAGAAGCTCGACAATAACTACCGCTCTTTGAATACAAGGAAGTTCCAATTCATGTCGTACGTCTCGTCTGTGATCTCAAAGCTTTTCAATAGTATCAAACCGAACAAGTCCACGGATGGTGGAGAAGCCATCATTTCTAAAAAACAGCAGACACTGTTGTACCTCGtgaacaaattgaacaacatATATTTCAAGATAAAGTCGCCCCAGTTATGTTCCaacatcttcaagaatttcaAACCGAAGAGTGACGTCAAGAATTTTGGCCAATTCCCCGTCAATCAACAGATTGAGTACAGGTATCTCTTGGGGAAATACTACCTGTTCAATGCGAGAATCACAAACGcttttgttcaattgaacagtgcGTATTCTCTACTAGCCGGTTTCAGCGGTTCAAGGAATCCGGCGATACTAAGAAATCTTCGGAGGCTACTGCGGTACCTAATTCCCGTTGGTTTAATTATTGGGAAACTCCCCAATGTCGGGATTGTCGCGCAAGTATATCCTGAATTAGCACAAATGTATAGACCGCTAATTCAAGCTGCTAGATCCGGAAACATCTTCGCGTTGAATGAATGGTTTAGACACAACGAATTAGAGCTCAGGCAGCGgcagctgctgttgataTTGGTCGAAAAATTACCAATGATAACGTACAGGTATCTACTGAGAAGGGTTATTCAGATTCGCTCGTCAGTGGAAAACACGAACAGACTGTCCTATGATGTCCTGCAAAAAGCCTTTGAACTGGCTATTCAGGACAACGGGAACAAACGGCATGATATTTATGACGGGATCCACGATAGCAAAAATGCAGAAAACGTACTAGTGACTCTAATCAATCTAGGCTACTTTCGTGGCAATTGTTTCCCCCTGTTACAGTTGTGTgtatttcaaagaactgaaaaTATTGACGAGGTCCTGCCATCAGTAACAGAAAAGATTATCGCCATGTTCCCCCTGAACAACGAAGATGCATGGTTAGATTCTTAAAGGttttaaaatttttcatgACGGCAGCCTGGGTTTAGTCGTACATGTCCATAGTGGTAGCATGCTTTTAGTTTTACTAAATTGCTGTGCAGACACTCTGTGCTCTTATCCTGGTGCAATATTGTGTGGGAAATGGCCAAGCGTATGCCAGTTTTTGTAATTTCACCTGTTACATAAGTTATGTTCTCAGACTAGCAGAAAAAGCGGGCAGTTATGATACACGTATCCGGTACCTCACTCCTCCAATACTATATAATTCTGCGGACATCTAATGGGCTGCCCTCCGGAGTTCTGTCACACTCCAGTGAAACAACCTTATCGTGATCATAGCACGTGACACCCGCTAATATTAATCGAGCAAAATTTGGGGACTTTCGAAGAAAGCTCTTTGGACTGTTCCCATTCCGCTATCGCTACAGACTCCGAATAAAGGAAAGCCGTTCAACAAGATGCTGGCCAGGACTGCTTTAACGAGAAATACACGCCTGCTGAGGTTTGCTCCAATCTTCCGCCAAAATCGGCATTACTCAAGTCGCTCGTCCTCCAATGATGGTGGTGAAGGGCATGATGCGGAATTGATaaaaagaatcaaaatACCTCCAATCAAGAGAACAGGCGAAACTTTGGACAAGATGAGGTCACGGTTAATCTATCAATCGCGCAAAAGAGGTATCCTGGAGACAGACTTGCTTCTATCCAGTTTTGCTGCCAAGAACCTGAAGAACATGAGTAAAGAGCAGCTAGAAGAGTACGATGAGCTGTTGAACGAATTGGATTGGGATATTTATTACTGGGCGACTAGGAACTACAAAATCAGTCCCATTCCTGATAAGTGGAGAAACTCCAAGCTGTTGAAAGATCTACAAAACTTTAGCGAGAataaggaaaaaaaaatacttcGAATGCCGGAACTTGACAAGTACTGATCTCAAGCTCATTAAAAGGTATCCAAATGAAGGACTTAGggtcatttttttttgctttgtAAATAATATAAAAAGAACTTTCCGTATCGGTCCAGATCTCAAAccattatttttatttttgttatttCAATATTATACTAATATACACTGTTACTATTGGGCAATCTTTGTACGATACCTGAGCTTCAACTCTTCTGTGCTTCGACATCTACTGGTTCCCCTTTTTTTGGagcttcaatttttttattactAGTGAAAATCGCAAACAGAAAGGCGAGTGCACACCACCCCAGAGCCATGTAAAACACATCCTTCACTGAGTCGCTGATCATATTCCCCAACACAGAGCGTGCCCCATCGAAGTGTTCAGCTCTGTAAATAATCAAATCATCAACAGACCTTATTTCTGAATGGTAAGAACTCTTCCCTATCTTATTCATTACCGCTCCTCCAAAGACACTAGCACTAATAATACTTCCAACAGCTTGTCCGCAGTTTTTCAGGAATGAATTCAAGGTTGTCACAGCGACAAAATCTGATTTGAAAGTGGGGCTTTTCTTATCCAGCTCAATCTGTGCAGCCATCATGGTGCATTGATTGCAAGCACCAAACGCAACACCGGGGAGAATCAACAAACCGATATGTTGGGCACTATTTGAATGGTTGTCCAGTAGCGTTAAGAGACCGGCTCCAATAACAGCTAAACACATACCAGCAACTGTAATAGGTTTCACGTATCCAAACTTGCCATTCAAAAACCCACATACAACAGCAGTAAGCACCGTGGGGATCATAACAGCAATCAAATGGATGGAGGCCTTCCAAGGTGAACTGTTGTAAATTAGTTGGAAGAACTGGACGTAGTATACTGTTTGGCTCATGTATCCAatgcaaaaaaagaaggtgGTCATACTTGCAGTAAAGATACCGCGTATCCGTAAATTTTTCCAAGAGATCAGTGGTTGGTATTGGATGTAATTCGCTTTCACtatttgaagatttggGAAAATAACAAAGTCATACACCAGAGCAACGATCACTAGACAACCTCCAATGACAAAAAGTAAAATTATAGAATATGAACCCCATTTAAACCGATTCCCACCAAAGGTAAAAGCGAGCAGAATGCAAACAATACCTGCACTGATTAACATGAACTCAATAATGTCGAGTTTAAACAGCAAATGCTTTAGAAGGTCTTTAAATCTTACCTTCTTGACTTTCTCTGAGAGTTCTTTCAAGTCGTGAATGGTCAGTAGAACCTGCTTTTTACCAGTTGGATTGTAAACCCAAGTAAAAATCACAAGAGCAACAGCCCCCACCGGCAAATTAATCCAAAAGCACCACCTCCATGTGACGTGAGATGTAAATGCACCTCCGATGAAAGGGCCGATGACTGAGGCTATACCGAATGAAGCGCTCATAAAGGCAATAATAAATCCTCTACCGCGCGGACTCACCAAAGTTGACCCAATCACAAAGGACAGACTTTGAATACCACTACCACCAATACCAGCTATAACCCTTCCACCAATAAGCATATCCATCGAATTCGCCAGCGCACAAATCAACGaaccaatttcaaagattaCAATTGCGGATAGCATGGCTGTTTTAAAAcccaagaaagaaaaagcaaTACGACCCCATAGAAGGGACATCAAAGCATTTGGTAGACTGTAGCCAGCAATAATCCAACCTGTCTTTGCGTAAGCATCAAAGTGCGCGCCCACGTCATTGATTATGGTGGTCACGATCATTATATCTAGGGCGGCTAGAAAGTTTGCTAGCGCTAAAGCGCCCGTGCATGCCCAAAGGATGATTCCTTTAGGTAGTGGTTGTCCAAACTCGTTATATTCAACTTCCTCTTCTAATGTTTGAGCGGTGTCAGTTTTGCTTGTATGTACCTGAACTGAATCAACGCTCTTAATATCAATCCCAATATTGCCTCTCACAATGGATTTTTCCATTGAAGCTCTTGACATGTTTGTATATGGGAGATTTTTGGTTCGTTGACTAACCAACAAGACGATTCAGGACATCCAGTAGCATTGAAAGTTTGTGATTGATAGATCTGTCACTGTCTTGAAcgtatgtatatatatgtgtgtcGTTTGCCTTGGGTAATCACCTTTCCGACAGCAATCATCTCCGATCGCCGCGGCCGAATAATTTTTCATCGTCAAgactttttcaaaaaattgaaaacgATCTCCGACGTCCGCGGCCGTTTTTCCGTTTCAATTATGAGCACAAAGAGCGTACGTTGTTTTTATTCAGCGTGTCTTGACAACGAGGTGTACGGAGTCGGTTACCTCGTAATCGTTACTATGCCTTTGTGAACCTTAATTGACCAGATTATTTGGATTTGTTAGTAGTAGTATGGTTCTCGTTCAAGCTTATGTCGTATCACTCACCCAAATTACTCGCCCTCACTGAGCGTTCCTCATctgatctcttcttcaaacctGTGTATAGCTAGTGGTATCCTAGAGATCATGAGAATTGTTGAGCGTCAAGTGAAGCTTCGTAAAGAGTGACATAAAAGTCCTCACTAGAcgcaggttgtgattacTTCTGAACCGCACgtataaaaagagagactAGTGTGCTAGTCTCTCGTAGATGAGTTGTTATGTAAAACGTAAGAAGAATGACAGATAATTTGAGTAAAATATGAGTACACTGAgcccagaagaagagagagacaaGTACATGAGATCCCTGGTTCAACAAGAATGTTAAGCTTATGGTTGTTGTGATACAATCATTCTGGAACGGGcagaaagcaaaaaattaaaaatgCGAATTCTGTGGATCGAACACAGGACCTCCAGATTTCATATTTGTGACCGAAGTGTAAAATCTTCAGTCTGGCGCTCTCCCAACTGAGCTAAATCCGCAACTTAGAAATCGAAAGTTGAAACTACTCTTAAAAATTAAATTTTGGAGACAATCTTTTACTTTGTGAAATGTTTTGTTATCTACTTGAAACACGGAGATATTTTTAAAATATGTTACCCAAACGTGTGTCCAAGTTCAATTGTGGTTACGCTTCTCTTAGCATTCTGGAAACTTTCGTGAACTGTTCACAGAAGACCTTTCGCAGAGGAGTAAGTAAGaaaatatcttcaagtGTTAGTATACTCTTCAGAGTTTGGTTTAGAGAATCTGAAACATATTTCTCGTAAGCTCCAGTATGGCCCAATAAACCATCCAGTCAACAGAAATACGTAAAGTCGGGAAGACTAAACTAAAACTTGGTGGTATCGACGGGACAATTCAGTAAAACCATTGATCTCATGCGTCCGACAAAAAAAGGTGTGGTTTTTTTGACACTCAGCCCTATtaaggaaagaaaaaataaatttgGCTAGCGGCCAAGTTATTCATAGCACATTCTTACACAGACGCAACCTGGCTGGCAAGGCAATGTTTGCCTACTCAGGAAAAAAACTCAAAGGTTATCATTATCACGTATAATTATCTTTCTGTTTAAAGTATTACTTTTGAGGTGAATGATTAACTACACCAAAACCTGTATCAGATACCTCCAAAATCCGATTTCAATTTGCAAGTCAAGAACAGGAATTGGGTTTCCTTATCTTTAAAAAACCGGACTATCTGTGCTGTTAACAGTAACTCTGAAGTGTATATTCTCTTGCTcaaggggggggggggcaAAAGTGCAATGTACATCTTCGCCTCGTAAAAACTAtcgtttgttgttgcaCGATAAAATATTTGGTTGCAAAACGTTCAGTGTCAAAGATTGTATCATCCATTTAGGGAAATGAGCCCCGTTAGGGTTCTCGTTTGTAGGCAAAGACAGGAAAACAGATtaagaaaagaaaacataCCCTTTCCGATCATGATAAATCGCTATCGCCTTTCAGTACACCGACTAGCAACAGTACAGAATATGCTGTGTAAACCCCCATCTCCGTGACGATTCAcggagagagagagggtGACTAGATCAGATTGGTTTGGAACATTTCCTTTATCGCGTTGCATTATGGTGGAATTGaactttttattttttggggATATTTTCTACGCAAGTTTCTGAGTGTGACAATTTATCTTATCAACGATACGGATAAACTCCAGATAACCTAGTTGTTGAACAGACCTTTTTGATGATAAAGCATGATAACTTTCTTTTAAAATGTGAGAGCGTTACGACTAGGTTATTTTGAAGTAGAGGGCAATGTGTCCCCTACCTGGGAGCCGAGATCGGCCTCGTTCGATGGACGAGTGATATATAAATGGAGGCACCAATTACTTGTCTCCGTATCTAGTCACCTCTTTCCGAACAGAGGAGATCCGGATAGAGCGTAGTAGAGCATTAAACATGTCCTTAAcgtcttcaaaaaaggAGACCCAAGTCGTAACGGAGCAAAGACTCTCCGTTGACTTTGGGTCTGCGGAGGAAATAGAGCGTCCATTTTCTAACATACGTTCAGTAAGATCCCAGACTGGTGCTGGGGAAGTCAACTTCATTGATGCAGGAGCTACTGTTTCTGATCACCAACTGCTGGCAGAAATCGGTTACAAACAAGAGCTTAACAGACAGTTTTCAACGATACAGGTATTCGGCATTGCATTTTCCATTATGGGTTTACTGCCATCTATAGCATCTGTAATGGGTGGTGGTCTTGCTGGTGGTCCCACGACACTTGTATGGGGCTGGTTTATTGCCGGTTGCTTTATCCTGACTGTTGGTATTGCAATGGCTGAAAATGCGAGTGCTATCCCGACGGCGGGTGGTCTATATTACTGGACGTATTACTATGCTCCAAAGGGCTACAAGGAGGTCATTTCCTTTGTTATCGGATGTTCTAATTCTTTAGCTCTTGCCGCAGGGGTCTGCTCGATAGATTACGGTTTTGCTGAAGAAGTCCTTGCGGCTGTCGTCATTGCCAAGGATGGAAACTTCGAAATAACGCCCGGTAAAACGTATGGTGTTTTCGCTGCGGCCGTTGTGGCAATGGGAATCTGTACATGCATGGCATCCAAGGCCATTGCGCGGCTGCAAACGATAAGTATTGTCTCCAATTTGTTCATTATTGTTTTGCTTTTCATTGCGTTACCCATAGGCACTAAAATAAACATGGGAGGGTTCAACGATGGTTCTTTTATCTTTGGTAAATTTAAGAACCTGAGTGATTGGAACAATGGATggcaattttttcttgcgGGGTTTATGCCTGTTGTGTGGACAATTGGCGCATTCGATTCGTGTGTCCATCAATCTGAGGAAGCCAAGGATGCCAAAAAATCTGTACCAATTGGTATCATTGGCTCGATATCTGTCTGCTGGGTTTTAGGGTGGCTGATTCTGATCTGTTTGATGGCATGTATGTCACCGGACATAGAGGGAATTGTTGATAACAAGTACGGGTTTGCCATGGCACAGATCATTTACGATTCTTTAGGTAAAAAGTGGGCCGTTGCCTTTATGTCCTTGATTGCCTTCTGTCAATTCCTAATGGGTTCTTCAGTGGTTACAGCTATTTCCAGACAGATATGGGCTTTTGCTCGTGACGACGGGCTCCCCCTATCCGACTACATAAAAATGGTTGACAAGAAGTATAAAGTTCCCTTCAACGCTATTATCTTTGCTTGTTGCGGttctttgattttgggGTTACTGTGTTTGATTGATGCTGCCGCGACAAGTGCCTTATTCTCACTAGCGGTGGCGGGGAATAACCTGGCATGGAGTACCCCTACTCTTCTTCGGTTGACCTCTGGAAGAGACCTGTTCAGACCTGGTCCCTTTTATTTGGGCCCTGTGTGGTCAAAAGTGAACGGGTGGATCTCGATTATTTTCGAGGCCTTTATTATCATAGTGGTGATGTTCCCAAGTGAAAAGCATGGCATCACTAAATCCACAATGAACTACACTTGTGTGATTGGTCCAGGGATATGGTTTTTGTCCTGGGTGTACTACTCCGTATACAAAAAAAGTACTACCACGGTCCTAAAACAAACTTATCTGAGGAGCAATTTGAGGAAGCCGTCGGCCCAGATGTTATTGATCATATTCTGTCGTACCATGAAGCAAGCAAAGATGTGTAGTAGTTTTTTTGTCTGATAGGTGCACCCTGCAGCTATTCCCAGACATATATAACCAGGCTATGCAGGATTGTCTCACCACCTTAAAGCTTCTTTGAGTATCAACCAACGAAGAACGAGGGAATCAAAAACGACTAACTGATACTATAGTTAATTGCTGAAAGTTAAGAATGATGTTGCACTACGCATGTTTGAAgtgtggcagggtcttccagcagaccgtcactgtcgatgaaatcttttcaccttttatatgacgataggcaatgtaacattgtacgaagccggatttccaatatctAACATTAATCAGTCTGGAGCTAGTCCATAACCGACAGTTGAGTCTTACTCTGACAATTTGTTTATATACCTGATCATATCTAGTCAATTTTTGGAAGTTCAAAACTGATGAATTATTAGTAAATTTtaagaaaagaagaataaTAATACTGCTCTAATAATGTAATGACTATATGTTAATAATGTACAGTTGAGTTTTGTTGCTACAAAACAGATGCAGGGGGCTACAATTTGGCCAACCTTTCGCTGTCCAACTCACCAAAATTGTTTGGTGTTAACAGCACTTTGATTGTTTCCTCCTTGTGAGTGATCAACCGCATCATGGCGTCCTCGAACCCTCTCTCCAACGGTACTTTTGCCGTGATCATATGCTGTGCCTTTTCAGGGTCAATTGTGCCCTTTTCCAAAGCATCTATTACACCTTCAAAATCGTGGTGCGTATAGCACATGGACCCCGTGTACgatttttcttgttgtgtaATGTCCATGGGGAAGAAATCGATTGGCTTGCCCGTGGCCCACATCGCGACGTTCACTGCTGTACCCCTGAAGGTCAAACACTCGATCGATGATCTCAGCGTTGCTGGAGTCCCGGAACAGTCGAAACAGTAATCGAAACCGTCTTTATCTGGAGCCAATGCCCTTAGGTACTTGATATTCTCCTCGTAGGAATGTTGCATTGGGTCGTATACGACGGCACCCATTTTCTCTGCGAGGTCCCTTCTAATCTTTGCTGGTTCCGAGACGACGATCTCCGTACACCCGTGACCGTTCAAGGCCAAGATTGTACTCAACCCAATGGGCCCACCGCCCAAAATCAGCACGGAGGACCCTGGCTTGAATTTCGAGACACGTACTGCGTGCCA
The sequence above is a segment of the Huiozyma naganishii CBS 8797 chromosome 11, complete genome genome. Coding sequences within it:
- the PRP38 gene encoding U4/U6-U5 snRNP complex subunit PRP38 (similar to Saccharomyces cerevisiae PRP38 (YGR075C); ancestral locus Anc_3.138), yielding MSSLEFQVESHISTKQLNHQSVSLVIPRLTRDKVHHVLYYKVNLEVGSLRGDTMLQLSKVLIRDLGTIKANTLNQTHILGGVEFKCLLMKLVEIRPTREQLVYILETQNKTFDDKYIVALILTYIRIQYFYVTLHDELARKWRELFKTYMKDFRKLKAVDFEQDCWSQSQKINVKVTHLDELIDWLVTETQIWGIPLGMCQWCNIYNDSDDSDDSEESE
- the UPF3 gene encoding Upf3p (similar to Saccharomyces cerevisiae UPF3 (YGR072W); ancestral locus Anc_3.140), producing the protein MEGQDAQPTGNGSTTPKRDNREQESTTKVKNGLRNPQAFEDISNASTSPKQQFKRFQKKPGMFAARRNKAAESSQDESVTKAKGPRNGKANRGSNNNNRKKKKARGKYKESEGFRVVMRLLPPNLTFEELCTTLKTEITSDFVSVYRISDIYYVQGHYSVKAFNEPIFSRCYFHFDDMENLKAFVMKLQGIMLVDDRDNAVKPTIKLTPYAKKLSDTNPNGFGKSKTFVLEGSLEETKLFKNFMKSLKYIEKTQEAGDEGSLFNLLDGSISLLKPLEKELAKKKKAEAAVKRKTENALTELAGSIAGNNKNKKKKKKKTKTDKDASTGAGLSKTDTKNKKKKPKKSKLLNAKRTERNNAQDSTDKKNNNIVILEDAGKRELQKRKSLQKKKETEQKKSMKKLVPQSKKQPRMDVGTLSRYSISSQPFVPSTTKPEN
- the THP1 gene encoding Thp1p (similar to Saccharomyces cerevisiae THP1 (YOL072W); ancestral locus Anc_3.141), whose protein sequence is MSYTTDQFFHSLSIEDYGILCVDLNVNGSHIAALQSNLQLQNLDNAAIEDLVERQKFYKGKWTRFNIMVASYLKFCRDLDPWSVWASSDMIFQYYSDLNNCLLNDSYPLDNLIDVYLQNTEYVLSIAQKLDNNYRSLNTRKFQFMSYVSSVISKLFNSIKPNKSTDGGEAIISKKQQTLLYLVNKLNNIYFKIKSPQLCSNIFKNFKPKSDVKNFGQFPVNQQIEYRYLLGKYYLFNARITNAFVQLNSAYSLLAGFSGSRNPAILRNLRRLLRYLIPVGLIIGKLPNVGIVAQVYPELAQMYRPLIQAARSGNIFALNEWFRHNELELRQRQLLLILVEKLPMITYRYLLRRVIQIRSSVENTNRLSYDVLQKAFELAIQDNGNKRHDIYDGIHDSKNAENVLVTLINLGYFRGNCFPLLQLCVFQRTENIDEVLPSVTEKIIAMFPLNNEDAWLDS
- the SDH5 gene encoding succinate dehydrogenase assembly factor SDH5 (similar to Saccharomyces cerevisiae EMI5 (YOL071W); ancestral locus Anc_3.144), yielding MLARTALTRNTRLLRFAPIFRQNRHYSSRSSSNDGGEGHDAELIKRIKIPPIKRTGETLDKMRSRLIYQSRKRGILETDLLLSSFAAKNLKNMSKEQLEEYDELLNELDWDIYYWATRNYKISPIPDKWRNSKLLKDLQNFSENKEKKILRMPELDKY
- the AZR1 gene encoding azole transporter; its protein translation is MSRASMEKSIVRGNIGIDIKSVDSVQVHTSKTDTAQTLEEEVEYNEFGQPLPKGIILWACTGALALANFLAALDIMIVTTIINDVGAHFDAYAKTGWIIAGYSLPNALMSLLWGRIAFSFLGFKTAMLSAIVIFEIGSLICALANSMDMLIGGRVIAGIGGSGIQSLSFVIGSTLVSPRGRGFIIAFMSASFGIASVIGPFIGGAFTSHVTWRWCFWINLPVGAVALVIFTWVYNPTGKKQVLLTIHDLKELSEKVKKVRFKDLLKHLLFKLDIIEFMLISAGIVCILLAFTFGGNRFKWGSYSIILLFVIGGCLVIVALVYDFVIFPNLQIVKANYIQYQPLISWKNLRIRGIFTASMTTFFFCIGYMSQTVYYVQFFQLIYNSSPWKASIHLIAVMIPTVLTAVVCGFLNGKFGYVKPITVAGMCLAVIGAGLLTLLDNHSNSAQHIGLLILPGVAFGACNQCTMMAAQIELDKKSPTFKSDFVAVTTLNSFLKNCGQAVGSIISASVFGGAVMNKIGKSSYHSEIRSVDDLIIYRAEHFDGARSVLGNMISDSVKDVFYMALGWCALAFLFAIFTSNKKIEAPKKGEPVDVEAQKS
- the KNAG0K01030 gene encoding uncharacterized protein, whose translation is MSLTSSKKETQVVTEQRLSVDFGSAEEIERPFSNIRSVRSQTGAGEVNFIDAGATVSDHQLLAEIGYKQELNRQFSTIQVFGIAFSIMGLLPSIASVMGGGLAGGPTTLVWGWFIAGCFILTVGIAMAENASAIPTAGGLYYWTYYYAPKGYKEVISFVIGCSNSLALAAGVCSIDYGFAEEVLAAVVIAKDGNFEITPGKTYGVFAAAVVAMGICTCMASKAIARLQTISIVSNLFIIVLLFIALPIGTKINMGGFNDGSFIFGKFKNLSDWNNGWQFFLAGFMPVVWTIGAFDSCVHQSEEAKDAKKSVPIGIIGSISVCWVLGWLILICLMACMSPDIEGIVDNKYGFAMAQIIYDSLGKKWAVAFMSLIAFCQFLMGSSVVTAISRQIWAFARDDGLPLSDYIKMVDKKYKVPFNAIIFACCGSLILGLLCLIDAAATSALFSLAVAGNNLAWSTPTLLRLTSGRDLFRPGPFYLGPVWSKVNGWISIIFEAFIIIVVMFPSEKHGITKSTMNYTCVIGPGIWFLSWVYYSVYKKSTTTVLKQTYLRSNLRKPSAQMLLIIFCRTMKQAKMCSSFFV
- the KNAG0K01040 gene encoding 2,3-butanediol dehydrogenase, which produces MRALAYFGKGDIHFTKDLEEPRITTDDELLIDIIFCGICGTDLHEYTDGPIFFPSDGHKHEISNNELPQAMGHEMAGIVREVGSGVTQFKVGDHVSVEPTGTCRDRYRWPEAPGVNKEKCAACKRGMYNVCSHLGLIGNGVQSGGFAERVVINESHCYKLPNHIPMEVVALVQPIAVSWHAVRVSKFKPGSSVLILGGGPIGLSTILALNGHGCTEIVVSEPAKIRRDLAEKMGAVVYDPMQHSYEENIKYLRALAPDKDGFDYCFDCSGTPATLRSSIECLTFRGTAVNVAMWATGKPIDFFPMDITQQEKSYTGSMCYTHHDFEGVIDALEKGTIDPEKAQHMITAKVPLERGFEDAMMRLITHKEETIKVLLTPNNFGELDSERLAKL